From one Salmo salar chromosome ssa09, Ssal_v3.1, whole genome shotgun sequence genomic stretch:
- the LOC100194634 gene encoding eukaryotic translation initiation factor 4E binding protein 3-1, translating into MTTNAQQAKSCPIPTRVLTLKDWSQLPDCYSQTPGGTLFSTTPGGTRIIYDRKFLLDCRNSPIARTPPCCLPQIPGVTVPALHPLGKLQELKEELEEEKDLADDSQFEMDI; encoded by the exons ATGACAACCAACGCTCAGCAGGCGAAGAGTTGCCCAATCCCTACCCGGGTTCTCACCCTGAAAGACTGGTCTCAGCTCCCAGACTGCTACAGTCAGACTCCCGGGGGTACTCTCTTCTCCACAACGCCCGGGG GAACACGCATAATCTATGACAGGAAGTTCCTTCTGGACTGTCGGAACTCTCCCATCGCCCGTACCCCCCCCTGCTGCCTGCCACAGATCCCTGGGGTGACGGTGCCTGCTCTGCACCCTCTGGGGAAACTACAGGAACTCaaagaggagctggaggaggagaaggacctGGCAG atgACAGCCAGTTTGAGATGGACATCTGA